Proteins from a genomic interval of Pantoea deleyi:
- the pilW gene encoding type IV pilus biogenesis/stability protein PilW produces the protein MRNGLLLALLVVSGCVSQPHQPGAAGVRLQLGMHYLAGGDYTAAERNFLRAQAAAPGDYRVSLALARLAQAQGNQTAAQARFILAQQQAPDNGFVANNYGAFLCALRQYDEAHQQFSRARAAQQSDARNDALELAGFCYLQAGDHAAARRTLRLAIAADRRKADALLAEAEKQLADNHLTAVPILLDVYQHLLPETARSLALHLRFAALQGDAADVLRYGDRLARRFPQSIQYQRYLANEY, from the coding sequence ATGCGTAACGGATTACTGCTGGCGCTGTTAGTTGTAAGCGGGTGTGTCAGCCAGCCTCATCAGCCTGGTGCTGCCGGGGTGCGTCTGCAACTCGGTATGCACTATCTGGCAGGAGGCGACTACACGGCGGCGGAGCGCAATTTCCTGCGCGCGCAGGCCGCCGCCCCCGGGGATTACCGGGTCTCGCTTGCGCTGGCACGACTGGCGCAGGCGCAGGGTAATCAGACAGCGGCGCAGGCACGCTTTATACTGGCACAGCAGCAGGCGCCGGATAATGGTTTCGTTGCTAACAATTACGGTGCGTTTCTCTGCGCTTTAAGGCAGTATGACGAAGCGCATCAACAGTTTAGTCGGGCAAGAGCAGCACAGCAGTCTGATGCACGCAATGACGCGCTTGAACTGGCAGGATTTTGTTATCTTCAGGCTGGCGACCATGCCGCAGCCCGCAGGACGCTCCGGCTGGCCATCGCGGCAGACCGTCGTAAAGCGGACGCGCTGCTGGCAGAAGCTGAAAAGCAGCTGGCAGATAACCATCTGACGGCAGTGCCGATTTTGCTCGACGTTTACCAGCACTTACTGCCCGAAACGGCACGAAGTCTGGCGTTACACTTACGTTTCGCCGCGCTACAGGGAGATGCCGCTGACGTTTTACGTTATGGCGACCGGTTAGCGCGACGTTTTCCGCAATCGATACAGTACCAGCGTTATTTAGCTAATGAATACTGA
- the rodZ gene encoding cytoskeleton protein RodZ has product MNTEATQENSALHSTGERLRLAREQMGLTQQNVAERLCLKLTTVRDIEEDKSPVDLASTFLRGYIRSYARLVHIPEEELLPMMAKQTPVRAAKIAPMQSFSLGKRRKKRDGWLMIFTWLVLFVVVGLTGAWWWQNHKASQDDLVSVTDQNGSGDNSQSIPLGETSGDSATPAAPDESNNAASDNSAASTPATAAPAASASNSTATTQPDAASNTVVSPSQAPAENTAAAPAATSSTGTASQMPVGAAAVSEPAADPNAVVMTFSADCWLEVSDATGKKLFSGTQRSGGKLSLAGTPPYRLKIGAPSAVQVQYQNQPVDLSRFIRNNQVARLTLGAQ; this is encoded by the coding sequence ATGAATACTGAAGCCACTCAAGAAAACTCTGCATTACATTCAACAGGTGAACGCCTGCGTCTGGCTCGTGAGCAGATGGGGCTGACGCAGCAGAACGTTGCTGAACGCCTGTGCCTGAAACTGACCACCGTGCGTGACATCGAGGAAGATAAATCGCCCGTCGATCTCGCCTCCACGTTTTTGCGCGGTTACATCCGCTCCTATGCGCGTCTGGTGCACATTCCTGAAGAGGAACTGCTGCCGATGATGGCGAAACAGACGCCGGTCCGGGCAGCCAAAATTGCGCCGATGCAAAGTTTCTCCCTGGGCAAGCGCCGCAAGAAACGCGATGGCTGGCTGATGATTTTCACCTGGCTGGTGCTGTTTGTGGTCGTAGGGCTGACTGGCGCCTGGTGGTGGCAGAATCACAAGGCGTCACAGGACGATCTGGTGTCGGTGACCGACCAGAACGGCAGCGGAGACAACAGCCAGTCTATTCCGCTGGGTGAAACCAGCGGTGACAGCGCGACCCCGGCGGCGCCTGATGAAAGCAACAACGCCGCCAGCGACAACAGCGCGGCCAGCACGCCTGCTACGGCGGCACCGGCTGCCAGCGCCAGCAACAGCACCGCCACTACCCAGCCGGACGCGGCCAGCAACACCGTCGTGTCGCCGAGCCAGGCACCGGCAGAGAACACGGCGGCGGCGCCTGCTGCGACCAGCAGCACCGGCACCGCCTCTCAGATGCCCGTCGGCGCGGCCGCGGTCAGCGAACCGGCGGCTGACCCGAATGCGGTCGTCATGACCTTCAGTGCGGACTGCTGGCTGGAAGTCAGCGACGCCACCGGCAAAAAACTGTTCAGCGGCACGCAGCGCAGTGGTGGTAAACTCAGCCTGGCGGGAACACCTCCGTATCGTCTGAAAATTGGCGCGCCATCGGCGGTTCAGGTGCAATATCAGAATCAGCCCGTTGATTTAAGTCGTTTTATCCGTAATAACCAGGTTGCTCGCCTGACATTGGGTGCGCAATAA
- the pbpC gene encoding peptidoglycan glycosyltransferase PbpC (penicillin-binding protein 1C): protein MITLRSLNRRWLALPLFFLALWLAVRGLDRLFPLPLKQVQPARVVVASDGTPLWRFADGNGIWRYPVTPEEVAPAYLQALLTYEDRWFWYHPGINPLALVRAAWQDLRHQSVISGGSTLTMQVARLIDPQPRTLRGKLIQAWRALQLEWHLSKRDILTLYLNRAPFGGTLEGVGAASWSWLGKAPSQLTPGEAALLAVLPQAPSRLRPDRWPDRAEAARNKVLDRLAEYHIWSAGQVAEIRQEPVWLPPRQMPQMAPLLARRLLSVSRRDKIVSTLDPALQRELENLALNVKNQLPPRTSLAMLVVDHTTMAVRGYVGSADFSDDSRFGHVDMIASVRSPGSVLKPFVYGMALDEGLIHAESLLQDVPRRFGDYRPGNFDTGFHGPVSASDALVRSLNLPAVQLLEALGPKNVAARLRNVGLPLRFPPGAEPNLSLILGGTGARMDEIVAAYSAFARHGNAAQLRWTPDQPLQQRPLLSPESAWIVRRILAGEAQPAASGSVPDVVPLAWKTGTSYGYRDAWSVGINPRYLIGVWVGRPDATPVAGQFGFASAVPVMNQINSLLMSRLNRRDVPVDPRPASVTVATICWPGGQPLPGGDENCRQRRQSWVAAGTLPPTLLAAGQESLSGLHLSYWQNPQGLRVAADCPDATRRELLVWPLPLEAWLPPQERRAQRLPPVDARCPPLQQGSGAPLIVTGVTEGQIVRPLPGRGSLTLPVAVQGGQGTQRWWFLNGEPLVTQEAATQLSLPLDRPGEYQLVVMDEEAGVASVTFRRD, encoded by the coding sequence GTGATCACACTCCGTAGCCTCAACAGGCGGTGGCTCGCGCTGCCGCTTTTTTTCCTGGCGCTGTGGCTGGCGGTCCGGGGGCTGGATCGGCTGTTCCCGCTGCCGCTTAAGCAGGTGCAGCCTGCGCGGGTGGTGGTGGCCAGCGACGGCACGCCGCTGTGGCGCTTTGCCGACGGCAACGGGATCTGGCGTTATCCGGTGACGCCGGAAGAGGTCGCACCGGCCTATCTGCAGGCGCTGCTCACCTATGAAGATCGCTGGTTCTGGTATCACCCCGGCATCAATCCGCTGGCGCTGGTCCGCGCCGCCTGGCAGGATCTGCGCCATCAGAGCGTCATTTCCGGCGGCAGTACGCTGACGATGCAGGTGGCGCGCCTGATCGATCCGCAACCCCGTACGCTGCGCGGCAAGCTGATCCAGGCGTGGCGGGCGCTGCAGCTGGAGTGGCATCTTTCGAAACGTGACATCCTGACGCTCTACCTGAACCGCGCCCCCTTTGGTGGCACGCTGGAGGGTGTGGGGGCGGCCAGCTGGAGCTGGCTCGGAAAAGCGCCGTCGCAGCTGACGCCGGGCGAGGCGGCGCTGCTGGCCGTCCTGCCTCAGGCGCCCAGCCGCCTGCGCCCCGACCGCTGGCCCGACAGGGCAGAGGCCGCCCGCAACAAAGTGCTGGATCGGCTGGCGGAGTATCACATCTGGTCTGCCGGACAGGTCGCCGAAATCCGTCAGGAGCCGGTCTGGTTGCCGCCGCGCCAGATGCCGCAGATGGCGCCGCTGCTGGCCCGGCGACTGCTGTCCGTCAGTCGCCGCGACAAGATTGTCTCTACGCTCGATCCCGCCCTGCAGCGTGAACTGGAAAACCTGGCGCTGAATGTTAAAAATCAGCTCCCGCCACGCACCTCGCTGGCGATGCTGGTGGTCGATCACACCACGATGGCCGTGCGCGGCTACGTGGGCTCGGCTGATTTCAGCGATGACAGCCGGTTTGGTCATGTCGATATGATCGCCAGCGTACGGTCGCCCGGCTCGGTGCTGAAACCCTTTGTTTACGGCATGGCGCTGGATGAGGGGCTGATTCATGCCGAATCGCTGCTGCAGGATGTGCCGCGCCGCTTCGGCGATTACCGGCCCGGCAACTTCGACACCGGCTTTCACGGCCCGGTCAGCGCCAGTGACGCGCTGGTCCGATCCCTGAACCTGCCCGCCGTTCAGCTGCTGGAGGCGCTGGGCCCGAAGAATGTCGCGGCGCGCCTGCGCAACGTGGGGCTGCCGCTACGCTTTCCACCCGGTGCCGAGCCTAACCTTTCGCTGATTCTGGGCGGCACCGGCGCGCGCATGGATGAGATTGTGGCGGCCTACAGCGCCTTTGCCCGCCACGGCAACGCCGCTCAGCTGCGCTGGACACCCGATCAACCGTTGCAGCAGCGGCCGCTGCTGTCGCCGGAGTCGGCGTGGATTGTCCGGCGTATTCTGGCTGGCGAAGCCCAGCCTGCGGCCAGTGGCAGCGTCCCCGATGTGGTGCCACTGGCCTGGAAAACCGGCACCAGTTATGGCTATCGCGATGCATGGTCGGTCGGCATCAATCCCCGCTATCTGATCGGCGTCTGGGTCGGGCGACCGGATGCCACGCCCGTCGCCGGACAGTTCGGGTTTGCCTCTGCCGTGCCCGTCATGAACCAGATCAACAGCCTGCTGATGAGCCGCCTTAACCGGCGTGATGTTCCCGTCGACCCGCGTCCGGCGTCGGTAACGGTAGCGACGATCTGCTGGCCTGGCGGTCAGCCGCTGCCCGGCGGGGATGAGAACTGCCGGCAGCGCCGGCAAAGCTGGGTCGCCGCCGGAACGCTGCCGCCCACGCTGCTGGCGGCGGGGCAGGAGAGCCTGAGCGGACTGCACCTGAGCTACTGGCAGAATCCGCAGGGGCTGCGGGTGGCCGCCGATTGCCCGGATGCCACCCGCCGCGAACTGCTGGTCTGGCCGCTGCCGCTGGAGGCGTGGCTTCCGCCTCAGGAGCGGCGCGCACAGCGTTTGCCGCCGGTGGATGCGCGCTGTCCGCCATTGCAGCAGGGCAGTGGCGCGCCGCTGATCGTCACCGGCGTAACGGAGGGGCAGATTGTCAGGCCGCTACCGGGCAGAGGCTCGCTGACCCTTCCGGTCGCGGTGCAGGGCGGGCAGGGCACACAGCGCTGGTGGTTTCTGAATGGCGAACCGCTGGTGACGCAGGAGGCCGCAACCCAGCTGTCGCTGCCGCTCGATCGGCCCGGTGAATACCAGCTGGTAGTGATGGATGAAGAGGCGGGCGTGGCCTCGGTCACTTTTCGCCGCGATTGA
- a CDS encoding bifunctional tRNA (adenosine(37)-C2)-methyltransferase TrmG/ribosomal RNA large subunit methyltransferase RlmN encodes MSEQIVTSASASPIVVSPKSQKINLLDLNRQQMREFFQSLGEKPFRADQVMKWIYHYCCDDFEQMTDINKKLRNRLMELTEIRAPEVAEEMRSTDGTIKWAIRVGDQLVETVYIPEGDRATLCVSSQVGCALECKFCSTAQQGFNRNLRVSEIIGQVWRAAKIVGAAKITGQRPITNVVMMGMGEPLLNLNNVVPAMEIMLDDFGFGLSKRRVTLSTSGVVPALDKLGDMIDVALAISLHAPNDKLRDDIVPINKKYNIETFLAAVKRYIGKSNANQGRVTIEYVLLDHVNDSTDDAHELAALLKETPCKINLIPWNPFPGAPYGRSSNSRIDRFSKVLMDYGFTTIVRKTRGDDIDAACGQLAGEVIDRTKRTMRKKMAGEAISVKAL; translated from the coding sequence ATGTCCGAACAGATTGTGACGTCCGCGTCCGCATCCCCTATTGTCGTTTCCCCGAAAAGCCAGAAAATCAACCTGCTCGATCTCAACCGTCAGCAGATGCGCGAATTCTTCCAGTCGCTGGGCGAAAAGCCGTTCCGCGCTGACCAGGTCATGAAGTGGATCTATCACTACTGCTGCGACGATTTCGAGCAGATGACCGACATCAACAAAAAGCTGCGTAACCGGCTGATGGAACTGACGGAGATCCGCGCGCCAGAAGTGGCGGAAGAGATGCGCTCCACTGACGGCACCATTAAATGGGCGATTCGCGTCGGCGACCAGCTGGTGGAAACGGTCTACATCCCGGAAGGGGATCGCGCCACGCTCTGCGTCTCTTCCCAGGTAGGATGTGCACTGGAGTGTAAATTCTGTTCGACCGCACAGCAGGGCTTTAACCGTAACCTGCGGGTGTCAGAAATTATTGGTCAGGTGTGGCGTGCGGCGAAGATTGTCGGCGCAGCCAAAATCACCGGCCAGCGTCCTATCACCAACGTCGTGATGATGGGCATGGGCGAGCCGCTGCTCAACCTCAACAACGTGGTTCCGGCGATGGAGATCATGCTGGATGACTTCGGTTTTGGTCTGTCGAAGCGTCGTGTGACCCTGTCCACCTCGGGCGTGGTGCCAGCGCTGGATAAACTGGGCGATATGATCGATGTCGCGCTGGCGATCTCCCTGCACGCACCCAACGACAAACTGCGCGATGATATTGTGCCGATCAACAAAAAGTACAATATCGAAACCTTCCTGGCGGCGGTAAAACGCTACATCGGCAAATCCAACGCCAATCAGGGTCGCGTGACGATCGAGTACGTCCTGCTGGATCACGTCAACGACAGCACAGACGATGCGCATGAGCTTGCCGCATTACTGAAAGAAACACCGTGTAAAATCAACCTCATTCCCTGGAACCCCTTCCCGGGCGCGCCGTATGGCCGTAGCTCCAACAGCCGTATCGACCGTTTCTCCAAGGTCCTGATGGACTATGGTTTTACCACCATCGTGCGTAAAACCCGTGGTGACGACATCGACGCGGCCTGCGGGCAGTTAGCCGGAGAGGTCATCGACCGTACCAAGCGGACGATGCGCAAAAAGATGGCGGGTGAAGCCATCTCTGTGAAGGCACTCTAG
- the ispG gene encoding flavodoxin-dependent (E)-4-hydroxy-3-methylbut-2-enyl-diphosphate synthase, which yields MHNEAPIIRRKSKRIYVGKVPVGDGAPIAVQSMTNTRTTDVEATVNQIKALERVGVDIVRVSVPTMDAAEAFRLIKQQVNVPLVADIHFDYRIALKVAEYGVDCLRINPGNIGNNERIRMVVDCARDKNIPIRIGVNAGSLEKDLQEKYGEPTPQALLESAMRHVDHLDRLNFDQFKVSVKASDVFLAVESYRLLAKQIEQPLHLGITEAGGARAGAVKSAIGLGLLLSEGIGDTLRISLAADPVEEVKVGFDILKSLRIRSRGINFIACPTCSRQEFDVIGTVNALEQRLEDLITPMDVSIIGCVVNGPGEATLSTLGVTGGSKKSGFYEDGVRQRDRLDNDDMIDQLEARIRAKASMLDASRRIDVQHLEK from the coding sequence ATGCATAACGAAGCACCCATTATCCGTCGTAAATCTAAGCGCATTTACGTCGGCAAGGTGCCGGTCGGTGACGGCGCCCCAATCGCTGTTCAGTCGATGACCAACACCCGCACCACGGACGTGGAAGCGACGGTAAATCAGATCAAAGCCCTTGAACGTGTCGGTGTCGACATCGTCCGTGTCTCGGTGCCTACCATGGATGCCGCAGAAGCATTCAGGCTGATCAAGCAGCAGGTAAACGTGCCGCTGGTTGCAGATATCCATTTTGACTACCGCATCGCCCTGAAAGTGGCTGAGTATGGCGTCGACTGTCTGCGCATTAACCCCGGTAATATCGGGAACAATGAGCGCATCCGCATGGTCGTCGACTGCGCACGCGACAAAAATATTCCTATCCGGATTGGCGTTAACGCCGGTTCGCTGGAAAAAGATCTGCAGGAAAAGTATGGCGAACCGACCCCGCAGGCGCTGCTGGAATCCGCCATGCGCCACGTCGACCATCTTGACCGCCTTAACTTCGACCAGTTTAAAGTCAGCGTAAAAGCGTCTGACGTCTTCCTGGCCGTCGAATCCTATCGTCTGCTGGCAAAGCAGATTGAACAGCCGCTGCATCTCGGCATCACCGAAGCGGGCGGCGCGCGTGCCGGTGCGGTGAAATCCGCGATCGGACTCGGCCTGCTGCTTTCCGAGGGCATCGGCGATACGCTGCGTATCTCGCTGGCGGCCGATCCGGTAGAAGAGGTCAAAGTCGGCTTCGACATTCTGAAGTCACTGCGCATCCGTTCCCGTGGGATTAACTTCATCGCCTGTCCGACCTGTTCACGTCAGGAGTTCGACGTTATCGGCACGGTCAACGCGCTGGAGCAGCGTCTGGAAGATCTGATCACCCCGATGGATGTCTCTATCATCGGCTGCGTGGTTAACGGACCGGGCGAAGCGACGCTCTCGACGCTGGGCGTGACCGGCGGCAGTAAGAAGAGCGGCTTCTACGAGGATGGCGTGCGTCAGCGCGATCGTCTCGACAACGACGATATGATCGACCAGCTGGAAGCGCGTATTCGTGCCAAAGCGTCGATGCTGGATGCCAGCCGCCGTATCGACGTGCAGCATCTGGAAAAATAA
- the ndk gene encoding nucleoside-diphosphate kinase, whose product MAIERTFSIIKPNAVAKNVIGAIYNRFESAGFKIVGAKMLQLSKEQAEGFYAEHQGKPFFDGLVEFMTSGPVVVSVLEGENAVQRHRDLMGATNPANALAGTLRADYADSFTENATHGSDSAESAAREIAYFFGENEICPRTR is encoded by the coding sequence ATGGCAATCGAACGTACTTTTTCTATCATCAAGCCAAACGCCGTCGCTAAAAACGTGATTGGTGCTATCTACAACCGTTTTGAAAGCGCAGGCTTCAAAATCGTTGGCGCAAAAATGCTGCAGCTGAGCAAAGAGCAGGCTGAAGGCTTTTACGCTGAGCACCAGGGCAAGCCATTCTTCGATGGCCTGGTTGAATTCATGACCTCTGGCCCGGTTGTTGTTTCCGTGCTGGAAGGCGAAAATGCCGTTCAGCGTCACCGCGACCTGATGGGTGCGACTAACCCGGCAAACGCACTGGCTGGCACACTGCGTGCTGACTACGCTGACAGCTTCACCGAAAACGCGACCCACGGTTCAGATTCTGCTGAATCCGCCGCCCGCGAAATCGCCTACTTCTTCGGCGAAAACGAAATCTGCCCACGTACCCGTTAA
- the bamB gene encoding outer membrane protein assembly factor BamB, with product MELRKYLLPGLISVTLLSGCSLFSGEEDVVKMAPLPQVENQFTPEKVWSTSVGDGVGDFYSNLHPAWQDSTVYAADRFGIVKALDAADGKEKWKVDLSEKTGFFSKNRSALLSGGLTADGDRIYVGSERGQVYALNSSDGSLAWQTKVAGEALSRPVVSDGLVLIHTSNGMLQGLDQSSGAVKWSVNLDMPALSLRGESAPAVAFGGAIVGGDNGRVSAVVMNQGQLIWQQRISQVSGATEIDRLNDVDTTPVIVNGVVYALAYNGNLTALDLRSGQILWKREIGGVKDLIVDAGRIYLVDQDDRVIALNADGGVAIWRQSDLLHRNLTAPVLYNGYLVVGDSEGYLHWLNTTDGRFVAQQKLDSSGFQTEPVVASDKLLIQSKDGEVYAITR from the coding sequence ATGGAATTACGTAAATACCTGCTGCCGGGACTGATTTCAGTCACTTTGCTCAGCGGTTGTTCGCTGTTTAGCGGCGAAGAAGATGTAGTGAAAATGGCCCCGTTGCCTCAGGTGGAAAATCAGTTCACGCCAGAGAAAGTGTGGAGCACCTCGGTAGGCGATGGCGTCGGTGATTTCTACTCCAACCTGCATCCTGCCTGGCAGGACAGCACGGTTTACGCTGCTGACCGCTTTGGTATCGTCAAAGCGCTGGATGCTGCAGACGGTAAAGAAAAATGGAAAGTCGATCTCTCTGAGAAAACCGGCTTCTTCTCGAAAAATCGTTCCGCCCTGTTGTCGGGCGGCCTGACGGCAGATGGCGACCGCATCTATGTCGGCAGCGAACGCGGTCAGGTTTATGCGCTGAACAGCAGTGATGGCAGCCTGGCCTGGCAGACCAAAGTCGCCGGTGAAGCGCTGTCGCGTCCGGTGGTCAGCGATGGCCTGGTGCTGATTCACACCAGCAACGGTATGCTGCAGGGGCTGGACCAGAGCAGCGGTGCCGTGAAGTGGAGCGTCAACCTGGATATGCCTGCGTTGTCTCTGCGCGGTGAATCTGCCCCTGCGGTCGCCTTCGGCGGCGCCATTGTCGGTGGCGACAACGGACGCGTCAGCGCGGTCGTGATGAACCAGGGTCAGCTGATCTGGCAGCAGCGTATTTCCCAGGTGAGCGGCGCCACGGAGATCGACCGTCTGAATGATGTTGATACGACGCCGGTGATCGTCAACGGGGTAGTGTATGCGCTGGCTTACAACGGCAACCTGACGGCGCTGGATCTGCGCTCCGGTCAGATTTTGTGGAAACGCGAAATTGGCGGCGTGAAGGATCTGATTGTCGACGCGGGCCGTATCTACCTGGTGGATCAGGATGACCGCGTGATTGCACTGAACGCGGATGGCGGCGTGGCGATCTGGCGTCAGAGCGATCTGCTGCATCGCAACCTGACCGCGCCGGTGCTCTACAACGGTTATCTGGTGGTCGGCGACAGCGAAGGCTATCTGCACTGGCTGAACACCACCGATGGTCGTTTTGTCGCGCAGCAGAAACTGGACAGCTCAGGCTTCCAGACCGAACCGGTGGTCGCCAGCGATAAGCTGCTGATCCAGTCGAAAGATGGTGAGGTTTACGCGATTACCCGCTAA
- the hisS gene encoding histidine--tRNA ligase, producing MAKNIQAIRGMNDYLPADTALWQRIEGVLKQTLASYGYSEIRLPLVEQTPLFKRAIGEVTDVVEKEMYTFEDRNGESLTLRPEGTAGCVRAGIEHGLLYNQEQRLWYMGPMFRYERPQKGRYRQFYQIGVEVFGLQGPDIDAELIMLNARWWKALGIADHVRLELNSIGSLEARAHYRDALVAFLEQHKASLDEDCKRRMYSNPMRVLDSKNPEIQQLLNDAPQLGDYLDDESREHFSGLCALLDDAGIGYTVNQRLVRGLDYYNRTVIEWVTDSLGSQGTVCGGGRYDGLVEQLGGRATPAVGFAMGMERLVLLVQAVNPEFEPTSNVDVYVIASGQGVQSAAMQLAEKLRDEAPELRLMTNFGGGNFKKQFARADKWGARVALVLGEDEVKAGQVVIKDLRRGEQQTRDQAEAAAVLRTLLQSA from the coding sequence GTGGCGAAGAATATTCAGGCGATTCGCGGGATGAACGACTACCTGCCTGCGGATACGGCCCTCTGGCAACGGATTGAAGGCGTGCTCAAGCAGACGCTGGCGAGCTACGGTTACAGCGAAATTCGCTTACCGCTGGTGGAGCAAACCCCACTGTTTAAACGCGCCATCGGTGAAGTCACCGATGTGGTTGAAAAAGAGATGTACACCTTCGAGGACCGCAACGGCGAAAGCCTGACGCTGCGTCCGGAAGGCACCGCAGGCTGTGTGCGTGCCGGTATCGAACACGGTTTACTCTATAACCAGGAGCAGCGTCTCTGGTATATGGGGCCGATGTTCCGCTATGAGCGTCCGCAGAAAGGCCGCTATCGCCAGTTCTATCAGATCGGCGTGGAAGTCTTTGGTCTGCAGGGACCGGACATCGATGCGGAACTGATCATGCTGAATGCCCGCTGGTGGAAAGCCCTCGGGATCGCCGATCATGTCCGTCTGGAACTGAACTCGATCGGTTCACTGGAAGCGCGCGCGCACTACCGTGACGCGCTGGTCGCGTTCCTCGAACAGCATAAAGCCTCGCTGGATGAGGATTGCAAACGTCGCATGTACAGCAATCCGATGCGCGTGCTCGACAGCAAGAATCCTGAGATTCAGCAGCTGCTGAACGATGCGCCGCAGCTTGGCGACTATCTGGATGACGAATCCCGCGAACACTTCAGCGGCCTGTGTGCCCTGCTGGACGATGCCGGTATCGGCTACACCGTCAATCAGCGTCTGGTGCGCGGTCTGGACTACTACAATCGCACCGTGATTGAGTGGGTCACCGACAGCCTGGGGTCTCAGGGCACGGTCTGCGGCGGCGGTCGCTATGATGGCCTGGTCGAGCAGCTCGGCGGTCGCGCCACGCCAGCCGTAGGTTTCGCGATGGGAATGGAGCGTCTGGTGCTGCTGGTTCAGGCCGTTAACCCGGAATTTGAACCGACGAGCAATGTGGATGTCTATGTAATCGCTTCCGGTCAGGGCGTGCAGTCTGCTGCGATGCAGCTGGCGGAGAAACTGCGCGACGAAGCGCCGGAACTGCGGCTGATGACAAACTTCGGCGGCGGCAACTTCAAGAAACAGTTTGCCCGTGCTGACAAGTGGGGCGCGCGCGTCGCGCTGGTGTTAGGCGAGGATGAAGTCAAAGCGGGTCAGGTCGTGATTAAAGATCTGCGCCGTGGCGAGCAGCAAACGCGGGATCAGGCAGAGGCTGCTGCTGTATTACGTACACTGTTACAGTCAGCGTGA
- a CDS encoding YfgM family protein, protein MEVYSNENEQTEALRNFFANNGKALAIGVVIGIAALGGWRYWSSHQDDTAKTVSAEYQQLTTAMQAGKPETLEAVNRFASENSNTYGALAAMDLAKQYVDAGQLDKAATLLQNGLKDTKDANLQAVINLRLARIQLQQNQADAALKTLDGVKGDGWTAIVADIRGEALLAKGDKQGARDAWSKGVESDASPALKQMMQMKMNNLS, encoded by the coding sequence GTGGAAGTGTATAGCAATGAAAACGAGCAGACCGAAGCGCTGCGCAACTTTTTTGCCAACAATGGTAAAGCGTTAGCCATTGGCGTGGTAATCGGCATTGCTGCGCTGGGGGGCTGGCGATACTGGAGCAGTCATCAGGACGATACGGCGAAGACAGTCTCCGCAGAGTATCAGCAGCTCACCACCGCCATGCAGGCGGGCAAACCTGAGACGCTGGAAGCGGTTAACCGTTTTGCCAGCGAAAACAGCAACACCTACGGTGCGCTGGCGGCGATGGATCTGGCGAAGCAGTATGTTGATGCCGGTCAGCTCGATAAGGCCGCAACGCTGCTGCAAAACGGACTGAAAGATACCAAAGATGCCAATCTGCAGGCGGTGATTAACCTGCGCCTGGCACGCATTCAACTGCAACAGAATCAGGCGGACGCGGCGCTTAAGACCCTTGACGGTGTGAAGGGTGATGGCTGGACAGCCATCGTGGCCGATATCCGCGGCGAAGCGCTGCTGGCCAAAGGCGACAAGCAGGGCGCGCGCGATGCCTGGAGTAAAGGGGTGGAATCTGACGCCTCTCCGGCACTGAAGCAAATGATGCAGATGAAGATGAATAACTTAAGCTAA